A genomic segment from Lignipirellula cremea encodes:
- a CDS encoding serine/threonine-protein kinase, translated as MQIGCPYCRHEIRIKGSTRPGRYFPTCSQCQRRFAVTVPELRLIVEALDEHGEPIPAPLDPQATQQMSLAGPSPASAFDQPTAGASQLLEARTAGDAINPTQASLPQGSEPTSLGHTVVAGTAGATDSGSFLLQNQDTLDSRAIGQGEAAGPTGAGPSMPERLGGYRLQKELGHGGMGAVYLARQTSLDRDVALKLIQPRLARDPVYLSRFTREAYAAAQLNHHNVVQVYDLGSAGGVHFFSMEYVEGRSLSELLGEKGRLSPREAAGYIVQAARGLLCAHDHGLVHRDVKPANLMLNQQGVVKVADLGLVKLRDVDDLQRSPGDNASIRDALAADATRTNIAMGTPAYMAPEQAGDSSGVDHRADIYALGCTFYSLLTGRPPFEGKTALEVITRHRSEPVVRPEMLVEGISPELSEITLGMVEKEPARRPQDLGQVIAALEALLGGDQETLDLKASEQIEQTAHAFANASTGRLAGWLALAGAGGSLLLSVVFALLGWYAVAAAALLAPLAAVASNILIVSWAENSHLMRRIRDLLFRSRWFDYCYAAVSAVAVTGLLFLLGLLLPTLLFVSLGAGVGIAWYAWMQRPTASRRQEAVRQLENVIRNLRIAGRSEEAVQRLTARSSGDDWEELFERLFGYEAMLVAREQRQAEEPNRRLVRYAAWRDPLVRRIDARIEELQRQAEHRHLQKIEIARLRAEGLSAKEARQRAADSADNMVDQASALHAVRLKPPADRRREIKAMLAQTRKEGEQHRRSLASRARRLVGLFCGPTVRFAVAAFCLAMFVLWAQQNDLWSGARLPSTLSLPSFRQEAGEQGKQLLEQFQSAGERQPLRFLPEPLATLFSGLGPLAAGVLLLLSLSGRGWKTSIGACVAAAICLWAFAWRL; from the coding sequence ATGCAAATTGGTTGTCCGTATTGCCGTCATGAAATTCGCATCAAAGGCTCGACACGGCCCGGACGCTACTTCCCGACCTGCAGTCAGTGCCAGCGACGCTTCGCCGTCACCGTGCCCGAACTGCGGCTGATTGTCGAAGCCCTCGACGAACACGGCGAGCCGATCCCCGCACCGCTTGACCCCCAGGCCACCCAGCAGATGTCCCTGGCCGGGCCGTCGCCGGCGTCCGCCTTCGACCAGCCAACCGCCGGAGCGTCACAGCTCCTGGAAGCTCGCACCGCCGGCGACGCAATCAACCCGACCCAGGCGTCACTGCCGCAAGGAAGTGAACCCACCTCCCTGGGGCATACCGTCGTCGCCGGAACCGCCGGGGCGACCGATAGCGGCAGCTTCCTGCTGCAGAACCAGGACACACTCGACAGCCGGGCGATCGGCCAGGGCGAAGCTGCCGGCCCGACGGGTGCGGGCCCTTCAATGCCGGAGCGGCTGGGCGGCTATCGCCTGCAGAAAGAGCTGGGACACGGCGGGATGGGGGCCGTCTATCTGGCCCGGCAGACCTCGCTCGATCGCGATGTGGCCTTGAAGCTGATCCAGCCTCGCCTGGCCCGCGATCCGGTGTATCTGAGTCGGTTCACCCGCGAAGCCTACGCCGCCGCCCAGTTGAACCACCACAACGTGGTGCAGGTGTACGACCTGGGCTCGGCGGGCGGCGTCCATTTCTTTTCGATGGAGTACGTCGAAGGGAGGTCGCTGTCCGAACTGCTGGGCGAAAAAGGGCGTCTCTCTCCCCGTGAGGCGGCCGGGTACATTGTGCAGGCGGCCCGCGGCCTGCTCTGCGCCCATGATCACGGTCTGGTGCACCGCGACGTGAAGCCAGCCAACCTGATGCTGAACCAGCAGGGGGTAGTGAAAGTGGCCGACCTCGGCCTGGTGAAACTACGCGATGTGGACGATCTGCAGCGCAGCCCCGGCGACAACGCTTCGATCCGCGACGCCCTGGCCGCCGACGCCACCCGCACCAACATCGCCATGGGCACGCCGGCTTACATGGCGCCCGAACAGGCGGGCGACTCGTCTGGGGTCGATCATCGGGCCGATATTTATGCGCTGGGCTGCACGTTCTATTCGCTGCTGACGGGCCGTCCGCCGTTTGAGGGAAAAACGGCGCTCGAGGTGATTACCCGGCATCGCTCCGAGCCCGTCGTTCGCCCGGAGATGCTGGTCGAAGGGATCTCGCCCGAGCTCTCGGAGATTACGCTGGGGATGGTCGAAAAAGAGCCGGCCCGGCGTCCGCAAGATCTGGGACAGGTGATCGCTGCGCTGGAAGCGCTGCTGGGCGGAGACCAGGAGACGCTCGATCTGAAAGCGTCCGAGCAGATTGAACAGACGGCTCACGCCTTTGCGAATGCCTCCACGGGCCGACTGGCCGGATGGCTGGCCCTGGCCGGCGCCGGGGGCAGTTTGCTGCTTTCCGTCGTGTTCGCCCTGCTGGGCTGGTATGCGGTGGCAGCGGCCGCATTGCTGGCTCCGCTGGCGGCCGTGGCGTCGAACATTCTCATCGTATCGTGGGCCGAGAATTCCCATCTGATGCGGCGGATCCGCGACCTGCTGTTTCGCAGTCGCTGGTTTGATTATTGCTATGCGGCCGTCAGCGCGGTCGCCGTGACAGGCTTGCTGTTCCTGCTCGGCCTGCTATTGCCGACGCTGCTGTTTGTATCCCTGGGCGCCGGCGTGGGGATCGCCTGGTACGCCTGGATGCAGCGACCGACCGCCTCTCGCAGGCAGGAAGCGGTGCGCCAGTTAGAAAACGTAATACGGAACCTGCGGATCGCGGGACGCAGTGAAGAGGCCGTGCAGCGGCTGACGGCCCGCTCCAGCGGCGACGACTGGGAGGAACTTTTCGAGCGGCTGTTCGGCTACGAAGCGATGCTGGTCGCCCGGGAACAGCGACAGGCCGAGGAGCCAAACCGGCGACTGGTCCGCTACGCCGCGTGGCGGGACCCCCTGGTGCGGCGGATCGATGCCCGGATTGAAGAACTGCAGCGGCAGGCCGAACATCGACATCTGCAGAAGATCGAGATCGCCCGGCTGCGGGCCGAGGGACTCTCCGCCAAAGAGGCGCGACAAAGAGCGGCCGACTCGGCTGACAACATGGTGGATCAGGCTTCCGCCTTGCACGCCGTGCGACTGAAGCCGCCTGCCGATCGGCGACGGGAAATCAAGGCCATGCTCGCCCAGACACGCAAGGAAGGGGAACAGCACCGGCGTTCGCTTGCCAGTCGCGCTCGTCGCCTGGTGGGGCTGTTTTGCGGGCCGACCGTGCGATTTGCAGTTGCCGCATTCTGTCTGGCGATGTTTGTACTCTGGGCCCAACAGAACGATCTCTGGAGCGGGGCCAGACTGCCGAGCACCTTGTCGCTGCCATCGTTCCGCCAAGAGGCTGGCGAACAGGGGAAGCAGTTGCTGGAGCAGTTCCAGTCTGCGGGCGAACGCCAGCCGCTGCGATTTCTGCCCGAACCGCTGGCGACTTTGTTCAGTGGATTGGGCCCGCTGGCGGCAGGCGTGTTGCTCTTGCTGTCGCTGTCCGGGCGAGGCTGGAAAACCTCGATCGGCGCTTGCGTGGCGGCTGCGATCTGCCTGTGGGCTTTCGCCTGGCGGCTATAA
- the guaB gene encoding IMP dehydrogenase: protein MDDKIQQTGITFDDVLLVPQYSEVIPSEVDVSTWLTKNIELKIPLISSPMDTVTESELAIALAKEGGLGVIHKNMSITAQTEEVYKVKRSANGIIVGPVTLRPEEPVSKVRELMESHNVSGVPITEEDGRLVGIVTRRDLRFLETAAMRISQVMTKEPLVKVTGEVSLEEAEKILTAKKVEKLLLVDEFNKLTGLITIKDIDMMKRFPQACKDKMGRLRVGAAVGVHDYERAERLIAKDVDVLIVDSAHGHSANVIETVREIKKRWGHIDVVAGNVATREGCQHLIEAGADAVKIGIGPGSICTTRVVSGVGVPQVTAIVEASKAAKDAGIPVIADGGVRYSGDVTKAIAAGASCVMIGGLFAGLAESPGRTILYQGRTFKVYRGMGSLGAMAHGSSERYRQATAGVGKLVPEGVEGRVPFKGPLSDFVFQLVGGLRAGMGYSGAKTIDELRTNGRFIQVSPASVRESHPHDIAITQEAPNYSPDYSIQGE, encoded by the coding sequence ATGGACGACAAGATTCAGCAAACGGGTATTACCTTCGACGACGTCCTTCTGGTCCCGCAATACAGCGAGGTCATTCCTTCAGAAGTCGATGTCTCGACATGGCTTACGAAGAACATCGAGCTGAAAATCCCGCTCATCAGCTCCCCGATGGATACGGTGACCGAGAGCGAACTGGCGATCGCCCTGGCAAAAGAGGGTGGTTTAGGCGTGATCCATAAAAATATGTCGATCACTGCGCAGACCGAGGAAGTCTACAAGGTTAAGCGCTCCGCCAACGGGATTATTGTGGGTCCCGTAACGCTCCGTCCCGAGGAACCGGTCTCCAAAGTGCGCGAGCTGATGGAGTCGCACAACGTGTCGGGGGTGCCGATTACCGAAGAAGACGGCCGTCTGGTAGGAATTGTTACCCGCCGGGATTTACGTTTTTTAGAGACGGCGGCAATGCGGATTTCGCAGGTTATGACGAAAGAACCGCTTGTGAAAGTTACGGGGGAAGTATCGCTTGAGGAAGCTGAGAAGATTTTAACGGCAAAAAAGGTGGAGAAACTTCTCCTGGTTGACGAATTTAACAAACTAACGGGACTCATCACGATCAAAGACATCGACATGATGAAGCGGTTCCCCCAGGCTTGCAAAGACAAGATGGGAAGACTGCGAGTGGGAGCGGCCGTCGGCGTGCACGATTATGAGCGTGCCGAACGGTTGATCGCCAAGGACGTCGATGTGTTGATCGTAGACAGCGCACACGGCCATTCGGCCAATGTCATTGAGACCGTGCGAGAGATCAAAAAGAGGTGGGGTCACATCGACGTTGTCGCAGGCAACGTCGCCACCCGCGAAGGATGCCAGCATTTGATTGAGGCTGGCGCCGACGCCGTGAAAATCGGTATCGGACCAGGCTCGATCTGTACAACACGCGTGGTTTCCGGAGTAGGCGTACCCCAGGTCACGGCCATTGTAGAAGCTTCCAAAGCAGCAAAAGACGCCGGGATTCCGGTGATTGCCGACGGAGGAGTCCGCTACTCGGGCGATGTGACCAAAGCGATTGCAGCCGGAGCAAGCTGTGTCATGATCGGCGGTTTATTCGCCGGTCTGGCCGAGAGTCCCGGCAGGACGATTTTGTATCAAGGAAGAACCTTCAAAGTCTACCGCGGCATGGGCTCCCTGGGAGCCATGGCGCATGGTTCCAGCGAACGATACCGACAAGCGACCGCAGGGGTGGGGAAACTCGTTCCCGAAGGGGTCGAAGGCCGCGTGCCGTTCAAGGGGCCGCTCAGCGATTTTGTGTTTCAGCTGGTCGGAGGGTTGCGGGCCGGAATGGGGTATTCCGGGGCCAAAACCATCGACGAGCTGCGCACGAATGGTCGGTTCATTCAAGTATCACCGGCGAGCGTGAGAGAAAGCCATCCCCATGACATTGCAATTACGCAGGAAGCGCCCAATTACAGCCCGGACTATTCTATTCAAGGGGAATAG